In a single window of the Delftia tsuruhatensis genome:
- a CDS encoding DUF4198 domain-containing protein, with protein sequence MRKLWKSTCQGWAISALLAAAPVALAHNVWLEPDADGAYSVQFGGHEGRLETFPADKLKSVQAYDARGRRIEVAIQPRPGGARVTPARRAALLAAHFDNGFFSKVGDGPMVNLPMNENPGATSGVHALKFHKTLIEWGPIARERLGQTFEIIARTRRAPHAGEPQQFLVLLDGKPRAGVRVSLGEQGEPLVTDAEGLVTVLPRAGLNKLLAIVRLPVAGDARTTSMSYEYLLAFSAH encoded by the coding sequence ATGCGCAAACTCTGGAAATCGACGTGCCAGGGCTGGGCCATCTCGGCCCTGCTGGCTGCTGCGCCGGTGGCGCTGGCCCACAACGTCTGGCTGGAGCCCGATGCCGACGGCGCCTACAGCGTGCAGTTCGGCGGTCATGAAGGCCGGCTGGAAACCTTCCCCGCCGACAAGCTCAAAAGCGTGCAGGCCTATGACGCGCGGGGCCGGCGCATCGAGGTCGCCATCCAGCCCCGCCCCGGTGGCGCCCGGGTCACGCCCGCGCGCCGCGCCGCCTTGCTGGCAGCGCATTTCGACAACGGCTTCTTCAGCAAGGTGGGCGACGGCCCCATGGTCAACCTGCCGATGAACGAGAACCCCGGCGCCACCAGCGGCGTGCATGCGCTGAAGTTCCACAAGACCCTCATCGAATGGGGTCCCATCGCCCGCGAGAGGCTGGGCCAGACTTTCGAGATCATCGCCAGGACCCGGCGTGCCCCGCATGCGGGCGAGCCGCAGCAGTTCCTGGTGCTGCTCGACGGCAAGCCACGCGCCGGCGTGCGCGTGTCACTGGGAGAACAGGGCGAGCCGCTGGTGACCGATGCCGAGGGCCTGGTCACCGTGCTGCCGCGCGCGGGCCTGAACAAGTTGCTGGCCATCGTGCGCCTGCCCGTGGCCGGCGATGCGCGCACCACCAGCATGAGCTACGAGTACCTGCTGGCGTTCTCGGCACATTGA
- a CDS encoding TonB-dependent receptor, protein MHPQPRPSSPPFLHQIVAASLLALAAIPHAGARPPEPGATLPENLASLQTVEVKGQAARGGAAAYSSTELESDEVAHAHVSQVQDLLRKVPGMNVSNYQLSGVGDAIVLRGFGGGGHGGDVGVVLDGIPLNEAMSHADGYVDLNVIVPLEIERLTVYKGPVSALYGNFNRAGLIAIDTRKQGEYRQADLSMASHGTLDAQAALGLKLGEGEFLNLAAQHYRSDGFRAQSSSQRSTAALRWSKLLTPQLELALSARLHHAEGDSPGYVTAAQFAIDPYGRDPRAMNDGARKNFATLRADARYALSPQLGWLAFAYTTRQSFTRWFSRPVNAAQWRQREESYERAVYGAGTSLNGRHVTALTPLNWVAGLETFRESTDYLYYDGLQQRQRTAPAINDRDSRLDSLSAYAEVDAPVHRLLQLSAGLRWDRFTGGCALNGPETGSDPCGPLARTSHASPKLGLRSQVAPGVLLRASWSEGFALASNFAKYALGAARLDPNIFRQTEVGAQFKPVDGLVLDMAAYRLQSTQEIRNVAPGVYENYGATRRTGVEASVLWAVRKDLDLEIAWGSARSRVTENGNPALVGRQVAGVPRHTATVALAWRPVAQWEGTLTWRRVGRYAVNADNSVAYGGYATWDLGLGYRLPGARSRVYAMVSNLTDKAYATSSSVIGGAQLFAPGAPRTLKIGVQAQF, encoded by the coding sequence ATGCATCCGCAACCTCGCCCTTCATCCCCGCCTTTCCTGCACCAGATCGTGGCGGCCAGCCTGCTGGCACTGGCTGCCATTCCCCATGCTGGTGCACGCCCGCCCGAGCCGGGTGCCACCCTGCCGGAGAACCTCGCCAGCCTGCAGACCGTCGAGGTCAAGGGGCAGGCCGCGCGCGGTGGCGCCGCCGCCTATTCCTCCACCGAGCTGGAGAGTGATGAGGTGGCGCACGCCCATGTCAGCCAGGTGCAGGACCTGCTGCGCAAGGTCCCCGGCATGAATGTGAGCAACTACCAGTTGTCCGGCGTGGGCGATGCCATCGTCCTGCGCGGCTTCGGCGGTGGCGGCCATGGGGGAGACGTGGGCGTGGTGCTGGACGGTATTCCGCTCAACGAGGCCATGTCGCATGCCGACGGCTATGTGGACCTGAACGTCATCGTGCCGCTGGAGATCGAGCGGCTGACGGTCTACAAGGGCCCGGTCTCGGCCCTGTACGGCAACTTCAACCGCGCCGGCCTGATCGCCATCGACACGCGCAAGCAGGGCGAGTACCGGCAGGCGGACCTGAGCATGGCCTCGCACGGCACCCTGGATGCCCAGGCCGCCCTGGGACTGAAGCTGGGCGAGGGCGAGTTCCTGAACCTCGCGGCCCAGCACTACCGCAGCGACGGTTTTCGGGCGCAATCGTCATCGCAGCGCAGCACGGCCGCCCTGCGCTGGAGCAAGCTGCTCACCCCGCAACTGGAACTGGCGCTGTCCGCCCGCCTGCACCATGCCGAAGGCGATTCGCCCGGCTACGTCACGGCCGCGCAGTTCGCCATCGACCCCTATGGCAGGGACCCGCGCGCCATGAACGACGGTGCGCGCAAGAACTTCGCCACGCTGCGCGCCGACGCGCGGTACGCGCTGTCGCCGCAGCTGGGCTGGCTGGCCTTTGCCTACACCACGCGGCAAAGCTTCACGCGCTGGTTCAGCCGGCCCGTCAATGCAGCCCAGTGGCGCCAGCGCGAGGAAAGCTACGAGCGCGCGGTCTACGGCGCGGGCACCAGCCTCAATGGCCGCCACGTCACGGCGCTGACGCCGCTCAACTGGGTGGCGGGGCTGGAGACTTTCCGCGAATCCACCGACTATCTCTACTACGACGGCCTGCAGCAGCGCCAGCGCACGGCGCCGGCCATCAATGACCGCGACTCCCGGCTCGACAGCCTGTCGGCCTATGCCGAGGTCGACGCGCCCGTGCACCGCCTGCTGCAGCTGTCGGCGGGACTGCGCTGGGACCGCTTCACGGGCGGGTGCGCGCTCAACGGCCCGGAAACGGGCTCCGACCCCTGTGGCCCGCTGGCGCGCACCTCGCATGCCAGCCCCAAGCTGGGCCTGCGCTCCCAGGTGGCACCGGGCGTGCTGCTGCGCGCCAGCTGGTCCGAGGGTTTTGCGCTGGCCAGCAACTTCGCCAAGTACGCGCTGGGCGCGGCTCGGCTGGATCCCAACATCTTCCGCCAGACCGAAGTGGGGGCGCAGTTCAAGCCGGTGGACGGCCTGGTGCTGGACATGGCGGCCTACCGCCTGCAGTCCACGCAAGAGATCCGCAACGTGGCGCCTGGCGTCTATGAGAACTACGGCGCCACGCGCCGCACGGGCGTGGAGGCCAGCGTGCTGTGGGCCGTGCGCAAGGACCTGGACCTGGAGATCGCCTGGGGCAGCGCGCGATCGCGCGTGACGGAAAACGGCAACCCGGCCCTGGTCGGCAGGCAGGTGGCCGGCGTGCCGCGCCATACCGCCACCGTGGCCCTGGCCTGGCGCCCCGTGGCGCAGTGGGAGGGCACGCTGACCTGGCGCCGCGTGGGGCGCTACGCCGTCAATGCGGACAACAGCGTGGCCTATGGCGGCTATGCCACCTGGGACCTGGGGCTGGGCTACCGCCTGCCAGGCGCGCGCAGCCGCGTCTACGCCATGGTCAGCAATCTCACGGACAAGGCCTATGCGACCTCGTCCTCCGTCATCGGCGGTGCCCAGCTGTTCGCCCCCGGAGCACCGCGCACGCTGAAGATCGGCGTGCAGGCACAGTTCTGA
- a CDS encoding D-amino acid dehydrogenase, whose protein sequence is MKVLVLGGGVIGVTSAWYLARAGAQVTVLDRQDAPAAETSFANAGQVSPGYSTPWAAPGIPLKALKWMLQEHAPLAVRLDGSLFQLRWMAQMLRNCTAARYAVNKERMMRVAEYSRSCLQQLRADTGIAYEQRTGGTLQLFRTQAQLDAVGRDVAVLRECGVPHELLDRDQLAGVEPALAQARERLTGGLRLPRDETGDCHRFTNELARIAAGLGVDFRFNQTVDGLVVEGDRIAGVRVNGELLTADRYVMAFGSYSRQALQPLGLDLPVYPVKGYSLTVPMGNPALAPQSTVLDETYKIAVTRFDDRIRVGGMAELGGFDLRLDPRRRATLELVVNDLFPGGDVARASFWTGLRPMTPDGTPIVGATRYPNLFLNTGHGTLGWTMACGSGRLIADLITGRSPEISTDGLALDRYDRQAPVPARAPGAPLSA, encoded by the coding sequence ATGAAAGTCCTAGTTCTTGGCGGCGGTGTGATCGGTGTGACCAGCGCCTGGTATCTGGCCCGGGCCGGTGCCCAGGTGACCGTGCTCGACCGGCAGGACGCGCCCGCCGCCGAGACCAGCTTCGCCAACGCGGGCCAGGTCTCGCCCGGCTACTCCACGCCCTGGGCCGCGCCCGGCATTCCGCTCAAGGCACTGAAGTGGATGCTGCAGGAGCACGCGCCGCTGGCCGTGCGCCTGGACGGCAGCCTGTTCCAGCTGCGCTGGATGGCGCAGATGCTGCGCAACTGCACGGCCGCGCGCTATGCCGTCAACAAGGAACGCATGATGCGCGTGGCCGAGTACAGCCGCAGTTGCCTGCAGCAGCTGCGTGCCGACACCGGCATCGCCTACGAGCAGCGCACGGGCGGCACGCTGCAACTGTTCCGCACCCAGGCCCAGCTGGACGCCGTGGGCCGCGACGTGGCCGTGCTGCGCGAATGCGGCGTACCCCACGAGCTGCTGGACCGCGACCAGCTCGCCGGCGTGGAGCCCGCCCTGGCCCAGGCGCGCGAACGGCTCACGGGCGGCCTGCGCCTGCCCAGGGACGAGACCGGCGACTGCCACCGCTTCACCAACGAGCTGGCCCGCATCGCCGCCGGCCTGGGCGTGGATTTCCGTTTCAACCAGACCGTGGACGGCCTGGTGGTCGAGGGCGATCGTATCGCCGGCGTGCGCGTGAACGGAGAACTGCTGACGGCCGACCGCTACGTGATGGCCTTCGGCAGCTACTCGCGCCAGGCGCTGCAGCCGCTGGGACTGGATCTTCCGGTCTATCCCGTCAAGGGCTATTCGCTGACCGTGCCCATGGGCAATCCCGCGCTGGCGCCCCAGTCCACGGTGCTGGACGAGACCTACAAGATCGCCGTCACGCGCTTCGACGACCGCATCCGCGTGGGCGGCATGGCCGAGCTGGGCGGGTTCGACCTGCGCCTGGACCCGCGCCGCCGTGCCACGCTGGAGCTGGTGGTCAACGACCTGTTCCCCGGGGGCGACGTGGCGCGCGCCAGCTTCTGGACCGGCCTGCGCCCCATGACGCCTGACGGCACGCCCATCGTCGGCGCCACGCGCTACCCCAACCTGTTCCTGAACACCGGCCACGGCACGCTGGGCTGGACCATGGCCTGCGGCTCGGGCCGGCTGATCGCCGACCTGATCACGGGCCGCAGCCCGGAAATCAGCACCGACGGGCTGGCACTGGACCGCTATGACCGCCAGGCCCCGGTGCCAGCCCGTGCCCCCGGCGCCCCCTTGTCCGCCTGA
- a CDS encoding LysR family transcriptional regulator: MTGFAYNELVCFLAVAEHGHFGRAAAALQVSQPAVSKIVRRVEQGVGAALFKRGTHGVVLTSSGQLFMEPARQLVLQHEQTLRAASDIQAQHVGLIRLGFTQATSESRATRAVAELLRRRPGLRVRLTVGKSDDLERALLEGSLDLAVVPSYPGHTTRCAQVAIGEDELWVAARPRHPLTQVALQEGLQLRHLQDYAWALPAPGAAARRVVDEAFAAQGFGAPTVALEIQHNTEATIDIVGQTDLLCYVPSHVLRGSPERLQALPIPALRTRRSWLLISHPKAQWSPLMAALRDLTVG; encoded by the coding sequence GTGACGGGATTTGCCTACAACGAACTGGTCTGCTTCCTGGCCGTGGCCGAGCATGGTCATTTCGGGCGTGCTGCGGCCGCCCTGCAGGTGAGCCAGCCGGCCGTCTCCAAGATCGTGCGCCGCGTGGAGCAGGGCGTGGGCGCGGCCTTGTTCAAGCGTGGCACGCATGGCGTGGTGCTGACCAGCAGCGGCCAGCTGTTCATGGAGCCCGCGCGCCAGCTCGTGCTGCAGCATGAGCAGACGCTGCGCGCCGCCAGCGACATCCAGGCGCAGCATGTGGGGCTGATTCGCCTGGGCTTCACGCAGGCCACCTCCGAAAGCCGTGCCACGCGCGCCGTGGCCGAGCTGCTGCGCCGCCGTCCCGGCCTGCGCGTGCGGCTGACCGTGGGCAAGTCCGACGACCTGGAACGTGCGCTGCTGGAGGGCAGCCTGGACCTGGCCGTGGTGCCGTCCTATCCCGGCCACACCACGCGCTGCGCCCAGGTGGCCATCGGCGAGGACGAACTGTGGGTGGCCGCGCGGCCGCGCCACCCTTTGACGCAGGTGGCGCTGCAAGAGGGCCTGCAACTGAGACATTTGCAGGACTACGCCTGGGCCTTGCCTGCGCCAGGGGCCGCCGCACGCAGGGTGGTCGACGAGGCCTTTGCGGCCCAGGGCTTCGGCGCACCCACGGTGGCCCTGGAAATCCAGCACAACACCGAGGCCACCATCGACATCGTGGGCCAGACCGACCTGCTGTGCTACGTGCCCAGCCATGTGCTGCGCGGCAGCCCCGAGCGCCTGCAGGCCCTGCCCATCCCCGCGCTGCGCACGCGCCGCAGCTGGCTGCTGATCAGCCACCCCAAGGCCCAGTGGTCGCCGCTGATGGCGGCGCTCAGGGATTTGACGGTCGGATAG
- the alr gene encoding alanine racemase, with the protein MARPAFARIDLGALRRNYLTARRLHGGRALAVLKANAYGHGAVRCAQALDGLADGYAVAFLEEALPLRAAGIRAPILVLEGLFDREELQVASAHGLWLAVHQDAQLRMLEQAGARHGLHAWLKIDSGMGRAGFAPALAASAHARLQACAAVQQVTLMTHFARADEPGQGMTSAQIRRFDEATASLPGDRSLCNSAGLLAWPEARRDWGRVGIALYGADPLAESTAGLQPVMGLHSQVFAVRTLQPGDPLGYGARHVARRPTRVGLVAMGYADGYPRTAPDGTPVAVDGQAAQLIGRVSMDMLTVDLTDLPEAGIGSAVELWGPRIDVNTVARAAGTIAYELLCNVKRVPLQYTDGDDSAHPARTVATADMAA; encoded by the coding sequence ATGGCGCGCCCCGCCTTCGCCCGCATCGACCTCGGCGCACTGCGCCGCAACTACCTGACCGCCCGCCGCCTGCACGGCGGGCGCGCCCTGGCCGTGCTCAAGGCCAATGCCTACGGGCACGGCGCCGTGCGCTGCGCCCAGGCCCTGGACGGGCTGGCCGACGGCTATGCCGTCGCCTTCCTGGAGGAAGCCCTGCCGCTGCGCGCTGCAGGCATCCGTGCGCCCATCCTCGTGCTCGAAGGCCTGTTCGACCGCGAGGAACTGCAGGTCGCCAGCGCCCACGGCCTCTGGCTCGCCGTGCACCAGGACGCCCAGTTGCGCATGCTGGAACAGGCCGGGGCGCGGCATGGCCTGCATGCCTGGCTCAAGATCGATTCGGGCATGGGGCGCGCAGGCTTTGCGCCCGCACTGGCGGCCTCGGCCCATGCACGGTTGCAGGCCTGCGCCGCCGTGCAGCAGGTCACGCTGATGACGCATTTCGCACGCGCCGACGAGCCCGGCCAGGGCATGACGTCCGCGCAGATCCGCCGCTTCGACGAAGCCACGGCCAGCCTGCCCGGCGACCGCAGCCTGTGCAACTCGGCCGGCCTGCTGGCCTGGCCCGAGGCGCGGCGCGACTGGGGCCGCGTGGGCATCGCCTTGTACGGAGCCGACCCTTTGGCGGAGTCCACGGCCGGCCTGCAGCCCGTGATGGGCCTGCACAGCCAGGTCTTTGCCGTGCGCACGCTGCAGCCCGGCGATCCGCTGGGCTATGGCGCCCGCCATGTGGCCCGGCGCCCCACGCGCGTGGGCCTGGTGGCCATGGGCTATGCCGACGGCTATCCGCGCACGGCGCCGGACGGCACGCCCGTGGCCGTGGACGGTCAGGCCGCGCAGCTGATCGGCCGCGTCTCCATGGACATGCTCACGGTCGATCTCACCGACCTGCCGGAGGCCGGCATCGGCAGCGCCGTGGAACTGTGGGGGCCACGCATCGATGTGAACACCGTGGCGCGGGCCGCAGGCACCATCGCCTACGAGCTGCTGTGCAACGTCAAGCGCGTGCCGCTGCAGTACACGGATGGCGATGACAGCGCCCATCCTGCCCGCACAGTGGCCACGGCCGACATGGCCGCCTGA
- a CDS encoding tripartite tricarboxylate transporter substrate binding protein: protein MTAAQAHTGFPMKSRRHALALLAAIALPAAHAAEPAAPPATGKPITWIVGFAPGGSLDVLTRQVARQLEAQAGVSVVVENRPGASGAISLQAAAKAPADGLTLVSVPGPQLTPPSAGRQPEVGRELTAVAVMARGAMVLVGPAAGAADNLAELVAAMKARPTQWSYASSGTGTSQHLAGELLNAMADTRMVHVPYKGGGQAVTDVVGGQIPLAMLGVTPVLPHIQSGRLKAYAVTSATRVDSLAAVPTLREAGVPGYEAEQWYAVAVPAATPPGKLAQLNQWINQAIQSPELRPTLQAAGAVATPMSLPDIQRFMSQDNAKWKKLAADRRLAVD, encoded by the coding sequence ATGACCGCTGCGCAAGCCCACACCGGCTTCCCGATGAAAAGCCGCCGGCATGCGCTGGCGCTCCTGGCAGCCATTGCGCTGCCTGCCGCGCACGCGGCGGAGCCTGCCGCGCCCCCTGCCACGGGCAAGCCCATCACCTGGATCGTGGGCTTTGCCCCCGGCGGCAGCCTGGATGTGCTGACCCGCCAGGTGGCCCGGCAGCTGGAGGCCCAGGCGGGCGTCAGCGTGGTGGTGGAAAACCGGCCCGGCGCCTCGGGCGCCATCAGCCTGCAGGCCGCTGCCAAGGCGCCCGCCGACGGCCTGACCCTGGTGTCCGTGCCGGGTCCCCAGTTGACCCCGCCATCGGCCGGCCGCCAGCCCGAAGTAGGCCGCGAACTGACTGCCGTGGCCGTGATGGCGCGCGGCGCCATGGTGCTGGTGGGTCCGGCCGCGGGCGCCGCCGACAACCTGGCCGAACTGGTGGCCGCCATGAAGGCCAGGCCCACCCAGTGGAGCTATGCCAGTTCGGGCACGGGCACGTCCCAGCACCTGGCCGGCGAGCTGCTCAACGCCATGGCGGACACGCGCATGGTGCATGTGCCCTACAAGGGCGGGGGCCAGGCCGTGACCGACGTGGTGGGCGGGCAGATTCCCCTGGCCATGCTGGGCGTGACGCCGGTGCTGCCGCACATCCAGTCGGGCCGGCTCAAGGCCTATGCCGTGACCAGCGCCACGCGCGTGGACAGTCTTGCCGCCGTGCCCACCCTGCGCGAGGCGGGCGTGCCCGGCTACGAGGCCGAACAGTGGTACGCCGTGGCCGTGCCGGCCGCTACACCGCCCGGGAAGCTGGCCCAGCTCAACCAGTGGATCAACCAGGCCATACAGTCGCCCGAGCTGCGCCCCACGCTGCAGGCCGCGGGGGCCGTGGCCACGCCCATGTCCCTGCCCGACATCCAGCGCTTCATGTCCCAGGACAACGCCAAGTGGAAGAAGCTGGCGGCGGACCGGAGACTGGCAGTGGACTGA
- a CDS encoding winged helix-turn-helix transcriptional regulator → MATRSENRVLDRTDRKILDVLQRDGRISMTELAEQVSLSATPCSERVRRLERDGVITGYHAHLSPEALGKTLLVFVEIKLSSKSGEVFDKVRQELLHVPDVLECFLVSGSFDYLVKARLGGMREYRRLLGDILKKLPVPAESHSYVVMEEVKETLALPVDR, encoded by the coding sequence ATGGCCACCAGAAGTGAAAACCGCGTGCTCGACCGCACCGACCGCAAGATCCTGGACGTGCTCCAGCGCGACGGCCGCATCTCCATGACCGAGCTGGCCGAGCAGGTCAGCCTCTCGGCCACACCCTGCTCGGAGCGCGTGCGGCGCCTGGAGCGCGATGGCGTGATCACGGGCTACCACGCCCATCTCTCGCCCGAGGCATTGGGCAAGACGCTGCTGGTGTTCGTGGAGATCAAGCTCTCGTCCAAGTCGGGCGAGGTCTTCGACAAGGTGCGCCAGGAACTGCTGCACGTGCCCGACGTGCTGGAGTGCTTCCTGGTCTCGGGCAGCTTCGACTACCTGGTCAAGGCCCGCCTGGGCGGCATGCGCGAATACCGCCGCCTGCTGGGCGACATCCTCAAGAAGCTGCCCGTGCCGGCGGAGTCCCACAGCTATGTGGTGATGGAGGAGGTCAAGGAGACGCTGGCGCTGCCGGTGGATCGGTGA
- a CDS encoding HD domain-containing protein has translation MDIANIKGRLDFLREAEKLKSVLRSAHTSTGRCESTAEHSWRLCLMAIAFEDQLAGLDMLKLLKLCVIHDLGEAIHGDIPAVEKNQHPDKSAQEKADLLHLARSLQPAHRDAIMALWQEYEDAATPEARAVKALDKLETILQHNQGINPPDFDYEFNLGYGRKYTEADPLFSVVRSILDEDTRARARQG, from the coding sequence ATGGACATAGCAAACATCAAGGGCCGCCTGGACTTCCTGCGCGAGGCGGAAAAGCTCAAGAGCGTGCTGCGCAGCGCCCACACCTCGACCGGCCGCTGCGAGAGCACGGCCGAACACAGTTGGCGCCTGTGCCTGATGGCCATCGCCTTCGAGGACCAGCTCGCCGGGCTGGACATGCTCAAGCTGCTCAAACTGTGCGTCATCCACGACCTGGGCGAGGCCATCCACGGAGACATCCCCGCCGTGGAAAAGAACCAGCACCCGGACAAGAGCGCACAGGAAAAGGCCGACCTGCTGCACCTGGCCCGCTCGCTGCAGCCCGCGCACCGCGACGCCATCATGGCGCTGTGGCAGGAGTACGAGGACGCCGCCACCCCCGAGGCCCGCGCCGTCAAGGCCCTGGACAAGCTGGAGACCATCCTGCAACACAACCAGGGCATCAATCCGCCCGATTTCGACTACGAGTTCAATCTGGGCTATGGCAGGAAGTACACGGAAGCCGACCCGCTGTTCTCGGTGGTACGCAGCATCCTCGACGAAGACACGCGGGCACGCGCCCGCCAGGGCTGA
- a CDS encoding arylsulfatase — MNPPNIVLIVADNLGWGELGCYGGGALRGAPTPRIDQLASQGLLLQNFNVESDCVPTRSALMTGRHPIRTGALQSVPAGLPQGLTRNEVTLAQLLSAQGYATAHFGKWHLGDIPGRYPSDRGFDEWYGIPRTTDESQFTATTGYDPSVAPLPHIMQGRAGSPSQDVKVYDLAARRDIDAELVERSLDFMRRHHAQARPFFLYLPLVHLHFPTLPHADFAGRTGQGDFADSMVEMDHRVGQIADEIDRLGLREDTLFIFCSDNGPEFRQPYRGTAGPWRGTYHTAMEGSLRVPFIARWPGRIQAGRTSNEIMHVTDIFSTLAAVAGAPVPQDRPIDGVDQTAFLQGEARSAREGFLFYIKDQLRAVKWRDWKLHFYWEPEVNESKGKLESPYLFNIVRDPKEEHDVLIFNTWVLNPVLTMVKQFNDSCKAHPNTAAGAPDHGDPLP; from the coding sequence ATGAACCCACCGAACATCGTGCTCATCGTCGCGGACAACCTGGGCTGGGGAGAACTGGGCTGCTACGGCGGCGGGGCGCTGCGCGGCGCGCCCACCCCACGCATCGACCAGTTGGCCTCGCAGGGCCTGCTGCTGCAGAACTTCAATGTGGAAAGCGACTGCGTGCCCACGCGCTCGGCCCTGATGACAGGGCGCCACCCCATCCGGACGGGCGCCCTGCAATCCGTGCCGGCAGGGCTGCCGCAGGGCCTGACTCGCAACGAGGTCACCCTGGCCCAGCTGCTGTCGGCCCAGGGCTATGCCACGGCGCATTTCGGCAAATGGCATCTGGGTGATATTCCAGGCCGTTATCCCAGCGACCGGGGTTTCGACGAGTGGTACGGCATTCCCCGCACCACGGACGAAAGCCAGTTCACCGCCACCACCGGCTACGACCCCAGCGTGGCCCCCCTGCCCCACATCATGCAGGGCCGGGCGGGCAGCCCTTCGCAGGACGTCAAGGTCTACGATCTGGCGGCCCGGCGCGACATCGACGCCGAGCTGGTGGAGCGCTCTCTGGACTTCATGCGCCGCCACCATGCCCAGGCCCGCCCCTTCTTCCTGTACCTGCCCCTGGTGCATCTGCACTTTCCCACGCTGCCGCACGCGGACTTCGCGGGCCGCACCGGCCAGGGCGACTTTGCCGACTCCATGGTGGAGATGGACCACCGCGTGGGCCAGATCGCCGACGAGATCGACCGCCTGGGCCTGCGCGAGGACACCTTGTTCATCTTCTGCAGCGACAACGGCCCCGAATTCCGCCAGCCCTACCGCGGGACGGCCGGCCCCTGGCGCGGCACCTACCACACGGCCATGGAAGGCAGCCTGCGCGTGCCGTTCATCGCACGCTGGCCGGGCCGCATCCAGGCCGGGCGCACCAGCAATGAAATCATGCATGTGACCGACATCTTCTCCACGCTGGCGGCCGTGGCCGGCGCGCCCGTGCCGCAGGACCGGCCCATCGACGGCGTGGACCAGACAGCCTTCCTGCAGGGCGAGGCGCGCTCGGCGCGCGAAGGCTTTCTCTTCTACATCAAGGACCAGCTGCGGGCCGTGAAGTGGCGCGACTGGAAGCTGCACTTCTACTGGGAGCCCGAGGTCAATGAAAGCAAGGGCAAGCTGGAGTCGCCCTACCTGTTCAACATCGTGCGCGACCCCAAGGAAGAGCATGACGTGCTCATCTTCAACACCTGGGTTCTCAATCCCGTGCTGACCATGGTCAAGCAGTTCAACGACAGCTGCAAGGCCCACCCCAACACCGCCGCAGGCGCACCCGACCACGGAGATCCGCTGCCATGA
- the nikR gene encoding nickel-responsive transcriptional regulator NikR, which produces MERFTISIDDELARDFDQWIAARGYGNRSEAIRDVLRVHLARVRESQDADGPCVANLSYVYNHHERDLSERLAALQHDHHELHMATTHVHLDHEQCIETVMLRGPARAVRRFADTLMAERGVHHGQLNVVMVRPQAGHTH; this is translated from the coding sequence ATGGAACGCTTCACCATTTCCATCGACGACGAACTGGCCCGCGACTTCGACCAATGGATCGCCGCGCGGGGCTACGGCAACCGTTCCGAGGCCATACGCGACGTGCTGCGCGTCCACCTGGCGCGCGTGCGCGAGAGCCAGGATGCCGACGGCCCCTGCGTGGCCAACCTGTCCTATGTCTACAACCACCATGAGCGCGACCTGTCCGAACGCCTGGCGGCCCTTCAGCATGACCATCACGAATTGCACATGGCCACCACCCATGTGCACCTGGACCATGAGCAATGCATAGAGACCGTGATGCTGCGCGGGCCGGCCCGTGCCGTGCGGCGTTTTGCCGACACCCTCATGGCCGAGCGCGGCGTGCACCATGGCCAGCTCAACGTGGTGATGGTGCGACCGCAGGCCGGTCACACGCACTGA